A window of the Candidatus Methylarchaceae archaeon HK02M2 genome harbors these coding sequences:
- a CDS encoding preprotein translocase subunit Sec61beta — translation MSSKKKKKSGSPMPVSSAGLLRFFEDESRGAKVRPEIVMAVAIGIVIISILLNIFLSV, via the coding sequence TTGAGCAGCAAGAAAAAGAAGAAGAGCGGATCCCCGATGCCTGTTTCCAGTGCTGGACTTCTTCGCTTTTTCGAAGATGAAAGTAGAGGGGCCAAAGTTCGCCCTGAGATAGTTATGGCAGTAGCAATAGGTATAGTAATTATCTCCATCCTCTTAAACATCTTTTTATCAGTATAA
- a CDS encoding DUF2070 family protein yields MGKYLQKDPKSNITSKYHALFTLPSIKTAVLLAFIASATLFISSHFLLYEINAFTFIILFAFEAVLFTSILFEKTILRDNPLVTFRRLIVFSSISNSIWVSIIFLGLIFSIPFSIHFEKYVFFLLLGFFCVMAFRMLVSVSIFYGSMLRRIFSAFFQPILLSLILLLFPIIQITTNYIIIALVGAGIVTLVIIYLIIVDRSGAKLIGVGSLKLFRAFLTAWAANHPEFIEEFIEKMSSRQTVKTNLMIFDKDSSKPTLVIPEVHPGPFYPVGSSNLPLYLRNWFLDEGLSPLILHGVSGHELNLPSRVEVDNYISTFEGFKTIATRQTCSSPVFAKLGKATVTCIAFGDLVFVMPTLSPFGMEDLPLGIKHKVETLALKSGYNYVMIVDTHNSQGELISDEDYEDLIKAIKNALTHLKSSDQYDLMVGSAHSSEFDIRLGNDIGPAGLGVLILNIDDKKYSIIVSDSNNAIPGLREELIKNFKDSEAPVLELCTSDTHVTAGKISDLKGYIALGERTGLDELSAAIKILINKAVERISRAELKVRSVNSSVKVIGTKLIDDLSIVLDRSFYVVKKGGIVIITISFFILLLTAIIT; encoded by the coding sequence GTGGGGAAATATCTGCAGAAGGACCCTAAGTCAAATATTACTAGTAAGTATCATGCTCTTTTCACTCTTCCATCGATTAAGACAGCGGTTCTTTTAGCTTTTATCGCATCTGCTACATTATTCATTTCTTCACATTTTTTACTATACGAAATCAACGCATTTACATTCATAATTCTTTTTGCTTTTGAAGCAGTACTTTTTACATCTATTTTATTCGAAAAGACAATCTTGAGGGACAATCCATTGGTGACCTTTAGAAGGCTTATTGTTTTCTCATCCATATCTAACTCTATATGGGTTTCAATCATCTTTTTAGGTCTCATATTTTCCATACCTTTCTCGATCCATTTTGAGAAATATGTCTTCTTTTTACTTTTAGGCTTCTTTTGCGTTATGGCTTTCAGGATGTTGGTATCAGTTTCTATCTTTTATGGGAGTATGCTGAGGAGAATTTTTAGTGCATTTTTTCAACCTATATTATTATCACTTATACTGCTTCTTTTTCCGATCATTCAAATAACCACCAACTACATAATCATTGCTTTAGTTGGGGCAGGAATCGTAACCTTAGTTATAATCTATCTAATCATAGTTGATCGATCAGGTGCCAAATTAATTGGAGTGGGTTCATTGAAACTTTTTCGTGCATTTCTTACAGCATGGGCCGCCAACCACCCTGAATTTATTGAAGAATTCATAGAGAAGATGAGTTCTCGGCAAACCGTAAAGACAAATTTAATGATATTTGATAAAGATAGTTCGAAGCCGACTCTGGTAATCCCGGAAGTACATCCAGGCCCGTTCTATCCAGTAGGAAGTAGCAACTTACCTCTTTACCTCAGAAATTGGTTTTTAGATGAAGGCTTATCGCCCCTAATTCTTCATGGTGTTTCCGGCCATGAACTAAACCTTCCTTCCAGAGTGGAAGTAGATAACTACATTTCAACTTTTGAGGGCTTTAAAACTATAGCTACGAGACAGACCTGCAGTTCACCTGTATTTGCCAAGTTGGGTAAAGCGACAGTTACATGTATAGCATTTGGAGATTTAGTATTTGTAATGCCAACTTTATCTCCTTTTGGGATGGAGGATTTGCCGTTGGGTATAAAGCATAAGGTAGAAACTTTGGCTTTAAAATCGGGTTATAATTACGTTATGATAGTTGATACGCATAATTCGCAAGGAGAGCTCATCAGCGACGAAGATTATGAAGACCTTATCAAAGCTATTAAGAACGCCTTGACCCATTTAAAGTCTAGCGATCAATACGATTTGATGGTTGGTTCTGCCCACTCTTCAGAGTTCGATATTCGTTTAGGGAATGATATAGGACCTGCCGGACTCGGCGTTCTCATTTTAAATATTGACGATAAGAAGTATAGCATAATAGTCTCTGATTCAAATAATGCAATTCCAGGTCTGAGAGAGGAGTTAATCAAAAATTTCAAAGATTCAGAAGCCCCAGTTTTAGAGTTATGTACTTCTGATACACATGTCACAGCTGGCAAGATATCCGATTTAAAGGGTTACATCGCTTTAGGAGAAAGGACAGGATTAGATGAGTTATCAGCAGCTATAAAGATACTTATCAATAAAGCAGTAGAGCGTATATCCAGAGCCGAATTAAAGGTTAGGAGTGTGAATTCCTCGGTAAAGGTTATTGGCACAAAACTTATCGACGATCTATCGATTGTTCTAGATAGATCTTTCTACGTAGTTAAAAAAGGCGGTATCGTTATAATAACGATTTCTTTTTTTATCCTTCTTTTAACTGCAATAATTACTTAA
- a CDS encoding aldo/keto reductase — translation MLYRTLGKTGLRVSEIGIGTWAIGGPVEYRDRPGGWGSVNDDESIKAIRVALELGVNFIDTADIYGLGRSEEVIGKALKGRWSDCYIATKVGYKKTNEGDRGRDLSKNHILESLEGSLKRLRKDIIDVYQLHSPSLEEIQRERCFETMERLKDEGKIRFWGVSVRSVDDAVKLMQRGYPGDTIQVVYNLLKLEAAKELFPLTLQNEIGVIVRVPFEFGLLTGKFTPETKFPSNDHRSKNLPRSKLIEEIPKVEKLRFLVKRSNRTMAQAALKFVLNHPAVSVTIPGVRNEKQVRENVIASDGILLNQEDLDKIKDLHENNFYL, via the coding sequence ATGTTATACAGAACTTTAGGGAAGACTGGCCTTAGAGTCTCGGAGATCGGTATAGGAACTTGGGCAATTGGTGGTCCTGTAGAGTACAGAGATCGACCTGGAGGTTGGGGCAGTGTAAATGATGATGAATCTATAAAAGCGATTAGGGTAGCTTTGGAACTAGGTGTAAATTTCATCGATACAGCTGATATATATGGTCTAGGAAGGAGTGAAGAGGTAATTGGTAAGGCCTTAAAAGGCAGATGGTCCGATTGCTATATTGCAACAAAGGTCGGTTATAAAAAAACTAATGAAGGAGATCGTGGCAGAGATCTTTCCAAAAATCACATACTTGAATCTTTAGAAGGTAGCCTAAAAAGATTAAGGAAGGATATAATCGATGTTTATCAACTTCACAGTCCATCATTAGAAGAGATCCAAAGAGAAAGATGCTTTGAAACAATGGAGCGGTTGAAAGATGAAGGAAAGATCAGATTTTGGGGTGTTTCAGTAAGAAGTGTGGATGATGCAGTAAAACTAATGCAAAGAGGTTATCCTGGCGATACTATCCAAGTAGTGTATAACCTCCTAAAGCTTGAAGCAGCCAAGGAACTATTCCCTTTAACATTACAAAATGAAATCGGAGTTATTGTAAGAGTTCCTTTTGAATTCGGACTTTTAACTGGCAAGTTTACTCCTGAGACAAAATTTCCTTCGAACGATCACCGTAGTAAAAATCTACCAAGATCTAAATTAATCGAAGAAATACCTAAAGTCGAAAAACTAAGATTTTTAGTCAAACGATCAAATAGAACCATGGCCCAAGCAGCTCTTAAGTTTGTTTTAAACCATCCGGCTGTTTCTGTCACGATCCCAGGTGTAAGAAATGAAAAACAAGTAAGAGAAAATGTTATTGCCTCTGACGGCATTTTGCTAAACCAAGAAGATTTAGACAAAATCAAAGATCTTCATGAAAATAACTTTTATCTATGA
- a CDS encoding bifunctional 5,10-methylenetetrahydrofolate dehydrogenase/5,10-methenyltetrahydrofolate cyclohydrolase: protein MMSKIIDGELVAKKFKEIIKKRVVDLKESGASPTLATVLVGDDPGSQKYVKMKERDCQQVGISSLSHNLQKEISETELIQLINKLNLKKDVYGILVQLPLPKHIDEQKIIYTISPDKDVDGLHPYNMGKLMRGEYSFESSLLPCTPKGIMELLAYYKIRIEGKHAVVVGRSVLVGGPMSKMLLDKNATVTVCHSRTVGISEYTKQADILISAVGRPPEIYGETGFKITKSMVKKGAVVIGTGVGYLGKESFFDIDFNEVRETVSYLTPKFGSVGPMTRAMLLKNTIIATQNIRM, encoded by the coding sequence ATGATGTCAAAAATCATTGATGGAGAATTAGTTGCAAAGAAGTTTAAAGAGATAATAAAGAAACGAGTGGTAGATTTGAAAGAAAGCGGTGCATCGCCTACATTGGCTACTGTGCTTGTTGGCGATGATCCTGGTTCTCAAAAATATGTCAAGATGAAGGAAAGAGATTGCCAGCAAGTTGGCATATCCTCTTTATCACATAATCTTCAAAAAGAGATAAGTGAAACTGAACTAATACAACTTATTAATAAACTAAATTTAAAAAAAGATGTATATGGTATTTTAGTCCAATTACCACTTCCAAAACATATCGATGAACAAAAGATAATATATACAATTTCTCCCGATAAAGATGTGGATGGGTTACACCCTTACAATATGGGTAAACTGATGAGGGGCGAATATAGTTTTGAATCGTCTCTATTACCTTGTACACCAAAAGGTATAATGGAACTATTAGCTTATTATAAGATTAGAATAGAAGGGAAACATGCTGTAGTTGTTGGTAGAAGTGTTTTGGTTGGTGGTCCTATGTCAAAAATGCTTTTAGATAAAAATGCTACAGTTACAGTTTGTCATAGTAGAACTGTTGGAATTAGTGAATATACAAAACAAGCGGATATTTTGATAAGTGCAGTTGGTAGACCACCAGAGATATATGGAGAAACAGGATTTAAGATAACAAAATCTATGGTAAAGAAAGGTGCTGTTGTCATAGGTACAGGTGTTGGATATCTTGGAAAAGAATCATTTTTTGATATTGATTTTAATGAGGTAAGGGAGACGGTATCGTATCTAACGCCAAAATTCGGCAGTGTCGGACCGATGACTAGAGCAATGCTTTTGAAGAATACAATTATTGCAACACAAAATATACGGATGTAG
- the purN gene encoding phosphoribosylglycinamide formyltransferase: protein MKKNTLGVLASGRGSNFQSLIDHIRLGVLKNVRCGVLICNNKDAYALKIAEKSEIERKFVDHRNKERVVFDSEVVDVLRDHDVNLVVLSGFMRIISPYFIDEYKNRIMNIHPALLPSFTGLHAQKQAIEYGVKVSGVTVHYVDKVVDVGPIILQKPVIIKEDDTEDTLSERILVFEHRLYPKAIQLHVDGRLKIEGRKVKVDYSDHWEERWKKRQKVYVEYQKQLWAEQGKPLDKSIG from the coding sequence TTGAAAAAAAATACTCTTGGTGTGTTAGCTTCTGGCAGGGGATCAAACTTTCAATCTCTGATAGATCATATAAGACTCGGAGTGTTGAAAAATGTAAGATGTGGAGTCCTAATTTGCAACAATAAAGATGCCTATGCATTGAAGATTGCAGAAAAAAGTGAGATAGAAAGAAAGTTTGTAGACCACAGAAATAAAGAAAGGGTAGTCTTTGATAGTGAAGTTGTCGATGTGCTTAGGGATCATGATGTAAACTTGGTAGTCCTTTCAGGTTTCATGAGGATAATTAGCCCTTACTTTATTGATGAGTACAAGAATAGGATCATGAATATACATCCCGCCTTATTACCTTCATTTACAGGTCTGCATGCACAAAAACAAGCTATCGAGTATGGGGTAAAGGTATCTGGTGTCACCGTACATTATGTAGATAAGGTGGTAGATGTGGGACCCATAATCTTACAGAAACCTGTTATAATAAAAGAAGATGACACGGAAGATACCCTTTCTGAGAGAATCTTAGTCTTCGAACACAGGTTATATCCAAAAGCGATTCAATTACATGTAGATGGCAGATTGAAGATCGAAGGTAGGAAAGTAAAGGTAGATTACAGTGATCATTGGGAGGAAAGATGGAAAAAGAGACAAAAGGTGTATGTTGAATATCAAAAACAATTATGGGCTGAACAAGGCAAGCCTTTGGATAAGTCGATAGGATGA
- a CDS encoding endonuclease III, producing the protein MVQTYTLENTALVETNHSSIRDPFKILIATILSQRTRDENTKKAVQKLFSVYKGMKEISEADEKVIQELIRNAGFYRVKAKKIKEVSKILMERFNGKVPSDFENLISLPSVGRKTANCVLVYGFGKAAIPVDTHVHRITNRLGIVHTKSPEETELELMEIIDKKYWLEFNELLVKFGQSVCKPIKPRCYLCLLKHLCEYYKLNINKET; encoded by the coding sequence ATGGTCCAAACATATACATTGGAGAATACCGCTTTAGTAGAAACAAATCATAGTAGTATAAGAGATCCTTTTAAAATCCTGATAGCAACGATACTTTCCCAGAGGACAAGGGATGAAAATACAAAAAAAGCAGTCCAGAAACTATTCTCAGTCTATAAGGGTATGAAAGAAATCTCAGAGGCAGATGAAAAGGTAATACAAGAATTAATTAGAAATGCTGGATTTTATCGTGTAAAGGCAAAGAAAATTAAAGAAGTCTCTAAAATACTGATGGAACGATTTAATGGGAAAGTGCCTAGTGATTTTGAAAATTTAATATCCTTACCGTCTGTTGGTAGGAAAACAGCGAATTGTGTTTTAGTTTACGGATTTGGTAAAGCTGCAATCCCAGTCGATACTCACGTACATCGTATCACAAATAGGCTCGGCATTGTTCATACAAAGAGTCCAGAGGAGACAGAATTGGAGTTGATGGAGATAATAGACAAAAAATATTGGTTAGAGTTTAATGAATTACTCGTCAAGTTTGGTCAAAGTGTATGTAAACCAATAAAACCTAGATGTTATTTATGCTTATTAAAGCATTTATGCGAATACTACAAGTTAAACATTAACAAAGAAACCTAA
- a CDS encoding TGS domain-containing protein codes for MVTNLPEKAKAKWAEAVVARDPVTKLRLLKEFYSSFPKHKGTERLEKSIKRQISSLEDEVDRARSKRRGSSRLKWIVKKGELTQLAIVGTLQTATSFFNLLVRSDIKNHESLMRPILGVFKGAGVQFQLIVVPFDKRIGEGKLERFMNLARNAEGILIVLGYEPFSYAQDVIDWFESHNIDLCSDYPKVEIAQTSSGGIRIVGFSYTCDEREINDFISSYKINNAVVKITTDSTIDDIESALYGRIVKKAIFVTLRRECINQLKNLLPNQLIFDSSISLDKLALQILHKLNLIRIYTKVIDGKIAQKPLLMLKGAKAIDVADKIHKDLARFFKYARLWRENTYKGIRVGRSFELRDGDIIEIRTTLKEH; via the coding sequence ATGGTTACAAATCTCCCAGAGAAAGCCAAGGCAAAGTGGGCAGAGGCAGTAGTTGCTCGAGATCCAGTTACAAAACTCCGTCTCTTAAAGGAATTCTACTCGAGCTTTCCTAAGCATAAAGGAACAGAGCGCTTAGAGAAATCGATCAAGAGACAGATATCATCTTTAGAGGATGAGGTAGATCGGGCAAGGTCAAAACGCAGAGGGTCTTCTAGATTAAAGTGGATTGTTAAGAAGGGGGAGCTCACCCAACTGGCTATTGTTGGTACCTTGCAGACTGCTACATCTTTCTTTAACCTCTTAGTTAGATCTGATATAAAAAATCATGAATCTTTGATGAGACCTATCTTGGGTGTATTCAAGGGAGCTGGTGTTCAATTTCAGTTGATTGTTGTCCCTTTTGATAAAAGAATAGGTGAAGGGAAACTTGAACGTTTTATGAACCTTGCTAGAAATGCAGAAGGTATACTTATCGTCTTAGGTTACGAACCGTTTAGTTATGCCCAAGATGTAATTGATTGGTTCGAATCTCACAATATAGATTTATGTTCAGATTATCCAAAGGTCGAAATAGCTCAAACATCAAGTGGAGGAATAAGAATAGTAGGTTTTTCCTATACTTGTGATGAGAGAGAAATAAACGATTTCATATCCAGTTATAAGATTAACAATGCTGTAGTGAAGATAACCACAGATTCTACCATTGACGATATTGAGTCTGCTTTATATGGTAGGATCGTGAAAAAGGCTATATTCGTCACTTTGAGAAGAGAGTGTATTAATCAGTTAAAGAATCTACTTCCTAATCAACTCATATTCGACTCATCTATTAGCCTAGATAAGTTGGCGTTACAAATTTTGCATAAACTCAATTTAATCCGTATATATACAAAAGTAATAGATGGGAAAATTGCACAAAAGCCCTTACTAATGCTAAAAGGAGCCAAAGCTATCGATGTTGCTGATAAGATTCACAAAGATTTAGCAAGATTCTTTAAATACGCAAGGCTTTGGAGGGAAAATACTTACAAAGGGATTAGAGTCGGTCGTAGTTTTGAATTAAGAGATGGTGATATAATCGAGATTAGAACCACTTTGAAAGAGCATTAA
- a CDS encoding methyltransferase, with protein sequence MNEFRMIDECLYEPAEDTFLLARVTQRHSGKVILEIGVGSGYISVELSKNSFTVGTDISINAIRKAKIKLKSINCNNIELVHCDGASPFRKSCFDMIVFNPPYLPSEKIIDLTVDGGQEGIEVVKKFIEDSVNVLSNSGSIIFLLSNISNYKKIFKILREKGFEVRIKESLKLFYEEIFILKASKIH encoded by the coding sequence TTGAATGAGTTTAGGATGATAGACGAGTGTTTATATGAGCCAGCAGAAGATACTTTTCTTCTTGCTAGGGTAACTCAAAGACATTCTGGCAAGGTTATATTGGAGATAGGAGTAGGGTCAGGCTACATTTCTGTTGAACTATCTAAAAATTCCTTTACAGTAGGGACTGATATTAGTATAAATGCAATAAGAAAAGCTAAGATTAAGCTTAAATCTATTAACTGTAACAATATTGAATTAGTCCATTGTGATGGAGCAAGCCCTTTTCGTAAGAGCTGCTTTGACATGATCGTATTCAACCCTCCTTATCTCCCATCTGAAAAAATAATCGATTTAACTGTAGATGGAGGACAAGAAGGCATAGAAGTGGTGAAGAAATTTATTGAGGACTCTGTAAATGTATTGTCTAACTCAGGATCGATAATATTCCTCTTGTCTAATATATCGAATTATAAAAAAATATTCAAGATACTTAGGGAAAAGGGTTTTGAAGTTAGGATAAAAGAGTCACTTAAATTATTTTATGAAGAAATCTTCATACTAAAAGCATCGAAGATTCACTAA
- the rsmA gene encoding 16S rRNA (adenine(1518)-N(6)/adenine(1519)-N(6))-dimethyltransferase RsmA, whose translation MKRRKLGQHSLIDEKLLNEMVTVAKISDRDIVFEFGSGNGNLTKILCNRAKKVISYEIDEILYNKVKSRLKKIKNLKLIHGNALKSRQNFDKIVSNIPYSKSSEFIKWLIKKNFDIAVITVQKEFAEKLLSKQGSNDYKAITVIARSCFEINPLKEVSRDSFKPKPKVSSFILLLKPKLDKIDNATISCIKLLFSFRGKTVGAAIKTIYKKRGKNHNQNYLFEKFDSIMCQKRVEQLSIIESVNVAKELVNLRCF comes from the coding sequence ATGAAGAGGAGAAAGTTAGGGCAACATTCACTAATAGATGAAAAACTATTAAACGAGATGGTCACGGTTGCAAAGATATCTGACAGAGATATAGTTTTTGAGTTTGGCTCTGGTAATGGGAACTTAACTAAGATCTTATGCAATAGGGCTAAAAAAGTGATATCATATGAAATAGATGAGATTCTTTACAATAAAGTCAAGTCAAGATTAAAAAAAATAAAGAATCTGAAGTTGATCCATGGTAATGCTCTTAAATCGAGACAGAATTTTGATAAAATAGTCTCAAATATTCCATACTCAAAATCAAGTGAATTCATAAAATGGTTGATAAAGAAAAACTTTGATATAGCTGTAATCACTGTTCAAAAAGAGTTTGCTGAAAAATTACTTTCGAAACAAGGATCGAATGATTATAAAGCTATTACAGTTATAGCAAGGTCATGTTTCGAAATAAATCCTTTAAAGGAAGTCAGTAGAGATTCCTTCAAGCCGAAGCCGAAGGTCAGTTCTTTTATACTGTTATTAAAGCCTAAGCTTGACAAGATTGATAATGCTACTATCTCATGCATAAAGCTACTATTTTCTTTCCGTGGAAAAACAGTTGGTGCTGCAATAAAAACGATCTATAAAAAGCGAGGTAAGAATCACAATCAAAATTATCTTTTTGAGAAATTTGATTCTATAATGTGCCAAAAGAGGGTTGAGCAATTGTCAATTATAGAGTCGGTAAACGTTGCAAAGGAATTAGTGAATCTTCGATGCTTTTAG
- a CDS encoding DUF655 domain-containing protein translates to MKSSKRYEEYAYVLDFIPRGISISIKGREGPLLHAIGGEWSTLLEILAMNRVNFVIGERIRISREGREKVISVLGKLEYNDLTNGAKNELTNVCEKIVRHNEKKYVTYFNELQPVTPRRHALELIPGVGKTLVRQILKEREKKPFESFDDIQTRVGLRDPAKRIAKRMVTEISGKVGITIFVKR, encoded by the coding sequence ATGAAGTCTTCAAAAAGATACGAAGAGTACGCGTATGTTTTGGACTTCATCCCCCGTGGCATATCTATTAGTATAAAGGGAAGAGAAGGACCACTACTTCATGCAATAGGAGGAGAATGGTCAACTCTTCTCGAGATATTGGCTATGAACAGAGTCAATTTTGTAATTGGAGAGAGAATTCGCATTTCAAGAGAAGGTAGGGAAAAGGTAATCAGTGTCTTAGGAAAACTTGAATATAATGATTTGACAAATGGAGCCAAGAACGAACTAACGAACGTTTGTGAAAAAATCGTCCGGCATAATGAGAAAAAGTATGTAACTTATTTTAATGAGTTACAGCCTGTGACGCCAAGGCGCCATGCTCTTGAACTAATTCCGGGAGTAGGAAAGACACTTGTAAGGCAGATTTTAAAAGAGAGAGAGAAGAAACCTTTTGAGAGTTTTGATGATATCCAAACTAGAGTTGGGTTAAGAGACCCCGCTAAGCGCATCGCAAAACGTATGGTTACAGAAATATCAGGCAAAGTAGGCATAACGATATTTGTAAAGAGATGA
- a CDS encoding RNA polymerase Rpb4 produces the protein MNEGKKTVISIPEAKEILEKIDVEKADQIQKRTLDYVTKFSKTTPEKATGIKEKLVKECSLTDEEATELVNIMPGSIEEMRVFTSGWKKLLPTDTIKKILKILSEV, from the coding sequence TTGAATGAAGGTAAAAAAACCGTTATATCCATACCAGAAGCTAAGGAAATATTAGAAAAGATAGATGTCGAAAAAGCTGATCAAATACAGAAAAGGACGTTAGACTACGTTACAAAATTCTCAAAAACTACACCTGAAAAAGCAACAGGGATTAAAGAAAAACTCGTAAAAGAGTGCTCATTGACAGATGAGGAAGCAACGGAACTGGTCAATATAATGCCTGGGAGTATTGAAGAAATGAGGGTTTTTACATCTGGTTGGAAGAAACTTTTACCTACTGATACTATCAAAAAAATATTGAAGATTTTATCTGAAGTTTGA
- a CDS encoding tRNA pseudouridine(54/55) synthase Pus10, producing the protein MVEKSLFELADLILVNYPLCGDCLGRQFPSLIEKDDKLKRMIKGVLTRKKRCFICQGIMQSLKDVISKIVKKLGDYEFDNFLIGATLPREVIENEDELRAKFKLRGGEAIKGKITKEIGKTIASKTGKEVNFRNPDVTILMNFTSGKVIISSKPVFVYGRYLKTVRGLSQKRRKCKECVGKRCNICSHTGFLKEESIEQILAQRLIDHFKAKKAKFTWIGGESVESLVLGNGRPFYVEIREPKLRHFNTSCIPEFHKGIILREIRVVDRKPNKTPSFIVTVSAYIRFIEDVDECKINILKKALQNTEVKVKTLKKIFTKKIFDFDIENIDKRRAKISFKCEGGLNIKMFIGISNLLKRDIIEISPNISKILGVEVVCYIFDILNLEIIRQVER; encoded by the coding sequence GTGGTTGAAAAGAGCTTATTTGAATTAGCAGACTTGATACTTGTCAATTATCCACTATGTGGAGATTGTCTTGGAAGGCAGTTCCCAAGTTTAATAGAAAAAGATGACAAACTTAAGAGAATGATTAAAGGTGTTTTAACAAGAAAGAAAAGATGCTTTATCTGCCAAGGTATAATGCAATCTCTAAAAGATGTTATATCTAAGATAGTCAAGAAATTGGGAGACTACGAGTTCGATAACTTCCTTATCGGTGCAACCCTCCCTAGAGAAGTCATAGAAAATGAGGATGAGTTAAGGGCTAAGTTCAAGCTGAGAGGCGGAGAAGCTATAAAAGGCAAGATAACGAAAGAGATAGGAAAGACAATAGCTTCAAAGACTGGTAAAGAAGTTAATTTTCGTAATCCAGATGTAACTATTCTAATGAACTTTACATCTGGAAAAGTCATAATATCGTCTAAACCAGTATTTGTTTATGGGAGATATTTAAAGACAGTGAGGGGGTTATCCCAAAAAAGGAGAAAGTGTAAAGAGTGTGTTGGAAAGAGATGCAACATATGTAGTCATACAGGTTTTCTGAAGGAGGAGAGTATTGAGCAAATACTTGCTCAAAGGTTAATAGACCACTTCAAGGCAAAAAAAGCTAAGTTCACATGGATTGGAGGTGAGAGCGTCGAGAGTTTAGTATTAGGTAACGGTAGACCTTTCTATGTAGAAATACGTGAACCTAAATTACGGCATTTTAATACATCATGTATACCTGAATTTCATAAAGGTATAATTCTTAGAGAGATTCGAGTAGTAGATAGAAAGCCGAATAAAACTCCAAGCTTTATCGTAACAGTCTCTGCTTATATAAGATTTATAGAGGATGTAGACGAATGCAAGATCAATATACTCAAAAAAGCATTACAGAATACTGAGGTCAAGGTTAAAACCTTGAAAAAGATTTTTACGAAAAAGATATTTGATTTTGATATAGAGAATATAGATAAAAGAAGGGCTAAAATTTCCTTTAAATGTGAAGGAGGACTTAATATAAAGATGTTTATTGGGATCTCCAACTTATTAAAAAGAGATATAATAGAAATATCGCCAAATATATCTAAAATCTTAGGTGTAGAAGTTGTTTGCTATATTTTCGATATATTGAATTTGGAAATTATAAGGCAAGTTGAGAGATGA